In a single window of the Pongo abelii isolate AG06213 chromosome 1, NHGRI_mPonAbe1-v2.0_pri, whole genome shotgun sequence genome:
- the LOC100451514 gene encoding LOW QUALITY PROTEIN: olfactory receptor 2M4 (The sequence of the model RefSeq protein was modified relative to this genomic sequence to represent the inferred CDS: inserted 2 bases in 1 codon; substituted 1 base at 1 genomic stop codon), whose translation MVWENQTFNSIFILLGIFNHSPTHTFLFSLVLGIFSLAFMENIAMVLLIYIEKQLHTPMYFLLSQLSLMDLMLICTTLPKMIFSYLSGKKSISLAGCGTQIFFYVSLLGAESFLLAVMAYDRYVAICHPLQYTILMNPKXCVFMTVASWTLGSLDGIIVLAAVLSFSYCSSLEIHHFFCDVAALLPLSCTETSAFERLLFICCVVMLIFPVSVIILSYSRVLXTVIHMGSGESRRKAFTTCSSHLSVVGLYYGAAMFMYMRPASKHMPDQDKMVSAFYTILTPMLNPLIYSLRNKEVFRALQKVLKKRKLI comes from the exons ATGGTGTGGGAAAACCAGACCTTCAACTCCATCTTCATCCTGCTGGGAATCTTCAATCACAGCCCCACCCAtaccttccttttttctctggtCCTGGGCATCTTCTCATTGGCCTTCATGGAAAATATTGCCATGGTTCTCCTCATCTACATAGAGAAACagctccacacccccatgtacttcctCCTCAGTCAACTGTCCCTCATGGACCTCATGCTCATCTGCACCACTCTACCCAAGATGATCTTCAGCTACTTGTCTGGGAAGAAATCTATCTCTCTGGCAGGTTGTGGAACTCAGATATTCTTCTATGTGTCCCTGCTTGGAGCTGAAAGTTTCTTGTTGGCTGTCATGGCTTATGACCGCTATGTGGCTATATGTCACCCTCTTCAGTACACCATCCTCATGAATCCAAA CTGTGTCTTCATGACTGTTGCTTCCTGGACCTTGGGGTCCCTTGATGGGATTATAGTGCTTGCAGCTGTCCTGTCATTTTCTTACTGCAGCTCTCTGGAAATTCATCACTTTTTCTGTGATGTTGCTGCCCTTTTACCTCTATCCTGCACAGAAACATCTGCATTTGAAAGACTACTTTTCATTTGTTGTGTGGTAATGCTAATCTTTCCAGTTTCAGTTATCATACTTTCCTATTCCCGTGTCCTTTGAACCGTCATCCACATGGGCTCTGGGGAAAGTCGTCGCAAGGCCTTCACTACCTGCTCCTCCCACCTGTCTGTGGTCGGACTCTACTACGGTGCTGCTATGTTCATGTACATGAGACCAGCTTCTAAACATATGCCAGACCAGGACAAGATGGTGTCGGCCTTCTACACTATTCTCACCCCTATGCTGAACCCTCTCATTTACAGCCTCCGCAACAAAGAAGTCTTCAGGGCACTACAGAAGGTactgaagaaaagaaagttaatatGA